A part of Rickettsia canadensis str. McKiel genomic DNA contains:
- a CDS encoding TerC/Alx family metal homeostasis membrane protein: MNWIIFYTVIATLLILDLGIVHKKNTVMSLKESVLFSLFYFIIACLFGIYVYYNTGADHAREYYTCFFIEKAMSLDNIFIISIIFQFFRIRRKYQHRVLFFGIIGVIIFRAIMIYSGIILINKFAWLLYIFAVILIATGIKTFYVSHKTYDIQDSYIYKSIIKNLNITPNLEDGNFVVKLNNKLYFTHLFISLVLIETIDLVFAIDSIAAIFAITNDVYIMYTSNIFAILGLRALFFCLEEITERFSYIKYSLALILIFIGLKIFIHHYIVIPAYVSLTVTITLLLFSIIASIIIRKNMIDH, translated from the coding sequence ATGAATTGGATTATTTTTTATACGGTAATTGCTACTTTACTGATTCTCGATTTGGGGATAGTACACAAAAAAAACACCGTAATGAGCTTGAAAGAAAGCGTACTTTTTAGTCTTTTCTATTTTATAATAGCTTGTTTATTCGGTATCTATGTTTACTATAATACTGGGGCAGATCATGCTCGTGAATATTATACTTGCTTTTTCATTGAGAAAGCTATGTCACTTGATAATATTTTTATTATCTCGATTATTTTCCAATTTTTTAGAATTCGCAGAAAATATCAACATCGTGTTTTATTTTTCGGGATAATAGGCGTAATAATATTCAGAGCCATAATGATTTACAGCGGTATTATTCTTATAAATAAATTTGCCTGGTTATTATATATTTTTGCCGTAATACTTATTGCTACCGGTATAAAAACTTTTTATGTATCACATAAAACTTATGATATACAGGATTCTTATATTTACAAGTCAATAATAAAAAATCTAAATATTACTCCCAATCTTGAAGATGGTAATTTTGTTGTTAAACTTAATAACAAATTATATTTTACTCACCTTTTTATATCTCTAGTACTGATAGAAACAATAGATTTAGTCTTTGCTATAGATAGTATAGCAGCAATATTTGCAATTACTAATGATGTTTATATAATGTATACTTCAAATATTTTTGCTATTTTAGGGCTTAGAGCGTTATTCTTTTGTTTAGAAGAGATTACAGAACGTTTCAGTTATATAAAATATTCTTTGGCATTAATTTTAATATTTATCGGCTTAAAAATATTTATTCATCATTATATAGTGATTCCGGCATATGTTTCACTCACAGTAACTATTACTTTATTACTATTTAGTATAATTGCTTCCATAATTATTAGAAAAAATATGATTGACCATTAA
- a CDS encoding methyltransferase regulatory domain-containing protein has protein sequence MSQKAINSSSTSNSHDKTAKKLHSVQSVVNGAISDHNTYDEVPYESYPYALTNPYHLSTLATLFGVNTPEVENSRILELGCAAGGNLIPHAVLYPKAHFVGVDLSKVQIDEAKKNVKELGLKNIEFYHCSITDIDNSFGKFDYIICHGVISWVPKTVRDKIFEVCNKNLSPNGIAYISYNTLPGWNMVRTIRDMMMYHSSSFANVRDRIVQSRLLLEFVKDSLENSKTPYAEVLKTEAGLLAKQTDHYLRHDHLEEENAQFYFHEFMNEARKYNLQYLADCNLSTMYLGNMPPKVVEQLKSVNDIVRTEQYMDFITNRRFRTTLLCHSNIKINRNINNDDIMKFNMIFNIVPEKPLKEVDLNSTSENLKFFLNGNKDFNLTTSSPYMKAILYTFSENLNNPLSFEKITAEANKKLHNTKLNEIKAELLNNAMKLVLQGYISITNQKHRNNPELDKPKTTKMVIHQANHTPYMWVTNLKHEPIGVNFFEKFALRYMDGKHDKKAIIDAVLGHVEKGELTLSKEGQKVENKEEIRKELEVLFTLMIEKFSSNALLV, from the coding sequence ATGTCCCAAAAAGCTATTAACTCTTCTTCTACCTCTAACAGTCATGATAAGACGGCAAAAAAACTACATTCCGTACAATCTGTTGTTAACGGGGCGATTTCAGATCATAACACTTATGATGAAGTACCATATGAAAGCTACCCGTATGCTCTTACCAATCCTTATCACTTAAGTACACTTGCAACCCTTTTCGGTGTAAATACTCCTGAAGTTGAAAATAGCAGAATATTAGAGCTTGGTTGTGCTGCAGGCGGCAATTTAATACCGCATGCAGTGCTTTACCCAAAAGCTCATTTTGTTGGTGTTGATTTGTCTAAGGTACAAATTGATGAGGCAAAAAAAAATGTTAAAGAACTAGGATTAAAAAATATAGAGTTCTATCATTGTTCAATAACCGATATTGATAATTCTTTTGGTAAGTTTGATTATATAATTTGCCATGGCGTAATTTCTTGGGTACCAAAAACCGTTAGAGATAAAATTTTTGAAGTTTGTAATAAAAATCTTAGCCCAAACGGAATAGCATATATTAGCTATAATACGCTGCCAGGCTGGAATATGGTCCGTACTATTAGAGATATGATGATGTATCATTCTAGCTCATTTGCAAATGTGCGGGATAGAATAGTTCAATCTAGATTGTTACTAGAATTTGTTAAGGATAGCTTAGAAAACTCCAAAACTCCTTACGCAGAAGTATTAAAAACCGAAGCAGGGCTGCTTGCTAAACAAACTGATCATTACTTACGTCATGATCATCTAGAAGAAGAGAATGCTCAATTCTACTTTCATGAATTTATGAATGAGGCAAGAAAGTATAATTTACAATATTTAGCCGATTGTAATCTCTCAACTATGTATCTCGGTAATATGCCGCCAAAAGTAGTAGAGCAGTTAAAATCAGTAAACGATATCGTTAGAACCGAACAATATATGGATTTTATTACGAATCGTCGTTTTAGAACTACTTTGTTATGTCATAGTAATATCAAAATTAATAGAAATATTAATAATGATGATATAATGAAATTTAATATGATCTTTAATATAGTACCTGAAAAGCCACTGAAAGAAGTGGATCTTAACAGTACTTCTGAAAACTTAAAATTCTTTTTAAACGGTAATAAAGACTTTAACTTAACAACTAGCTCACCTTATATGAAAGCTATTTTATACACTTTTAGCGAGAATCTAAATAACCCGTTAAGCTTTGAAAAAATAACTGCAGAAGCCAATAAAAAGTTACATAATACTAAATTAAATGAAATCAAAGCTGAGCTTTTAAATAATGCAATGAAGCTAGTATTGCAAGGTTATATTAGTATTACAAATCAGAAACATCGAAATAACCCTGAGCTTGATAAACCTAAAACAACAAAAATGGTCATACATCAAGCAAACCACACACCTTATATGTGGGTAACAAATTTAAAACATGAGCCGATTGGTGTTAATTTCTTTGAGAAGTTTGCACTTAGATATATGGATGGAAAACATGATAAAAAAGCAATCATTGATGCTGTACTTGGTCATGTAGAAAAAGGCGAATTAACTTTAAGTAAAGAAGGTCAAAAAGTAGAAAACAAAGAAGAAATACGTAAAGAACTTGAAGTATTATTTACTCTGATGATTGAGAAATTTTCTTCTAACGCTTTGTTGGTGTAA
- the nuoL gene encoding NADH-quinone oxidoreductase subunit L, with protein MYKTLTIMIIILPLASAIINGLFLRVIDKKLAQVIATGFLSLSTLLSLIIFNHTGLEGDIIHIKLFPWIVLEQFKVDFAIYVDQLTSIMFIAVTWVSSVVHIYSLGYMAEDKGIVRFLSFLSLFTFFMLMLVSADNFLQLFFGWEGVGVCSYLLIGFWYSKESSNKAAIKAFITNRASDFAFILGIITIIFYCGSANYKNVFLSTGLLSNTKILLQFSILDIICLLLFIGCIGKSAQIGLHVWLPDAMEGPTPVSALIHAATMVTAGVFLVARCSYLFEYSPIVLQFITIIGGITCLFAASIAIMQSDIKKIIAYSTCSQLGYMFMACGVSAYNSGIFHLVTHAFFKALLFLSVGNVIHVVHEQDIFKMGDLRNKMPITYGNFLIGSLALIGIYPLAGFYSKDSILEASYSSGSLMFIFGIAAAILTAIYSMKIIILVFHGKTKLEKDIFEHVHEPAKIMNNPLILLVAGSFFSGMIGYYLLSMDKPNGYFHESLFNLHIYKLLINHPPLYIKLLPMAVGIIGIIMGIYLYKSSTVMSFPHRLESSKNIKHWIPRSSHGMTFFSKMAPFRLIGNILYNKYYFDELYTYLIVKPINCLACLFYLGDQKIIDRFGPNGFLRVVNYFSVLTGKIQTGYVFNYALYIVSFIVVTISYFVFTFFQK; from the coding sequence ATGTATAAGACCCTTACCATAATGATCATCATATTACCACTTGCCTCTGCAATAATAAATGGGTTATTCTTAAGAGTAATAGATAAAAAATTAGCCCAAGTAATTGCAACAGGGTTTTTATCTTTATCTACTTTATTATCATTAATAATATTTAACCATACGGGCTTAGAGGGGGATATTATCCATATAAAATTATTTCCGTGGATTGTCTTAGAGCAATTTAAAGTAGACTTTGCTATTTATGTAGATCAGCTCACTAGCATAATGTTCATAGCCGTAACATGGGTATCAAGCGTTGTGCATATTTACTCGCTTGGCTATATGGCAGAAGATAAAGGGATTGTACGTTTCTTATCATTTCTTTCTTTATTCACTTTCTTTATGTTAATGCTAGTATCGGCAGATAATTTCTTACAGTTATTTTTTGGCTGGGAGGGCGTTGGAGTATGCTCATATTTACTAATCGGATTTTGGTATTCAAAAGAATCATCCAATAAAGCAGCAATTAAAGCTTTTATAACAAATAGAGCCAGCGATTTTGCTTTTATCTTAGGCATAATAACAATAATTTTTTACTGTGGTTCAGCAAATTATAAAAATGTATTTTTATCTACAGGGTTATTATCTAATACAAAAATATTGTTACAGTTTTCTATTCTAGATATTATTTGTTTATTATTATTTATCGGTTGCATTGGTAAATCTGCACAGATTGGTTTACATGTATGGCTTCCTGATGCGATGGAAGGACCAACTCCGGTATCTGCACTTATTCACGCAGCAACTATGGTAACAGCAGGAGTATTTTTAGTGGCACGCTGCTCGTATTTGTTTGAATACAGCCCTATAGTTCTACAATTTATTACAATTATCGGTGGCATTACTTGTCTTTTTGCAGCAAGCATTGCTATTATGCAAAGCGATATTAAGAAAATTATTGCATACTCAACTTGTAGTCAACTTGGTTATATGTTCATGGCTTGTGGAGTCTCTGCCTATAATAGCGGGATATTTCACTTAGTAACTCATGCTTTTTTTAAGGCATTATTGTTTTTATCAGTCGGCAACGTAATACATGTAGTTCATGAGCAGGATATTTTTAAAATGGGTGACTTACGAAATAAGATGCCGATCACTTATGGAAACTTCTTAATCGGTTCACTTGCATTAATAGGCATTTATCCGCTTGCAGGATTTTACTCTAAAGACTCAATTTTAGAAGCTTCTTATAGTAGCGGATCGCTTATGTTTATTTTTGGAATAGCAGCAGCAATACTGACTGCTATTTATTCAATGAAAATTATTATATTGGTATTTCATGGCAAAACTAAGCTAGAAAAAGATATTTTTGAGCATGTTCACGAACCAGCTAAAATAATGAATAATCCACTTATATTACTCGTTGCAGGGAGCTTTTTTAGCGGTATGATCGGCTATTATTTACTCTCTATGGATAAACCAAACGGCTACTTCCATGAAAGCCTATTTAATTTACATATTTATAAATTACTAATTAACCATCCGCCTTTATATATAAAATTACTACCTATGGCCGTTGGTATAATAGGGATTATTATGGGGATTTACTTATATAAGTCAAGTACTGTTATGTCATTCCCACATAGGCTGGAATCCAGTAAAAATATCAAACACTGGATACCGCGATCAAGTCACGGTATGACATTTTTTAGTAAAATGGCACCTTTCAGGTTAATAGGTAATATCCTATACAACAAATATTACTTTGATGAATTATATACTTATTTAATTGTTAAGCCTATTAACTGCCTAGCCTGTTTATTTTATCTTGGGGATCAGAAAATAATTGATCGTTTTGGACCGAACGGTTTTTTACGAGTTGTTAATTATTTTAGTGTTCTTACTGGCAAAATACAAACAGGGTATGTTTTTAATTATGCTTTATATATAGTATCGTTTATTGTTGTAACAATTAGTTATTTTGTTTTTACTTTCTTTCAAAAGTAG
- a CDS encoding NADH-quinone oxidoreductase subunit J, with protein sequence MPIFFYLFATLITISSFCVVLNKNSVYSVLWLIFAFLNGSSLMILLGAEFLAMILIVIYVGAVAVLFLFVIMMLDMHFNKAITQLKENLTLSILISLIMFADLVIIILLGTKNINFSSDILFATTNNISNTKAIGNILYTDFMIPFQMAGLILFVAMISCIVLTLRKREGIKRQDILKQLSHNKENAVLMTKPLLNKGIEDIKYE encoded by the coding sequence ATGCCTATATTTTTTTATTTATTTGCAACATTAATAACTATAAGCAGCTTTTGCGTTGTTTTAAACAAAAATTCCGTATATTCGGTATTATGGTTAATTTTTGCATTTCTCAATGGCTCAAGTCTTATGATTTTGCTTGGTGCAGAATTTCTAGCTATGATACTGATAGTAATTTATGTTGGAGCTGTAGCGGTATTATTTCTATTTGTGATAATGATGCTAGATATGCATTTTAATAAGGCAATAACACAGTTAAAAGAAAATCTGACTTTAAGTATTTTAATATCTCTCATAATGTTTGCTGATTTAGTAATAATTATTTTACTTGGGACTAAAAATATTAATTTCAGCTCCGATATATTGTTTGCCACAACAAATAATATCTCAAACACTAAAGCAATAGGTAATATACTTTATACTGATTTTATGATACCATTTCAAATGGCGGGTCTTATTCTATTTGTGGCTATGATTAGTTGCATTGTATTAACTCTTAGAAAGCGTGAGGGAATAAAACGTCAAGATATATTAAAACAATTAAGCCACAATAAAGAAAATGCTGTATTAATGACGAAACCTCTTCTTAATAAAGGCATTGAGGATATTAAATATGAATGA
- the nuoK gene encoding NADH-quinone oxidoreductase subunit NuoK, translating into MNEYISLNHYLILSSLVFTIGMFGLFIHRKNIINILMSIELMMLAVNINFVAFSVYMQELSGQIFSIIILTAAAAETSIGLAILLIYFRNKGSIEITDINQMKG; encoded by the coding sequence ATGAATGAATATATTTCGCTTAATCATTATTTAATCTTAAGCAGCTTAGTTTTTACTATCGGCATGTTTGGATTATTTATACATCGCAAAAATATTATCAATATATTAATGTCCATTGAGTTAATGATGCTTGCAGTTAATATAAATTTTGTTGCATTTTCCGTGTATATGCAAGAATTATCGGGACAAATTTTTAGTATCATAATCTTAACTGCAGCAGCAGCTGAAACCTCTATAGGGCTTGCAATATTACTTATATATTTCCGTAATAAAGGCTCAATTGAAATTACTGATATTAATCAGATGAAAGGATAA